One genomic region from Cyclopterus lumpus isolate fCycLum1 chromosome 20, fCycLum1.pri, whole genome shotgun sequence encodes:
- the sh3kbp1 gene encoding SH3 domain-containing kinase-binding protein 1 isoform X5 has translation MIRSDLSNGRSSPVSDASVRSSRKVEQIRKRRCKAAFSYAPQHEDELELKIGDVVEIISEVEEGWWEGFLNGKTGMFPSNFTKVVQTESETSSLDTSQEELRSNRTSKDSPGSESDGGDSRSETGSGEIQPKKVRGFGFGDIFKDQPIRLRPRSMEVDSEGDKVNEGKAASVATETMKTEPDGKAKGRELCKVLFPYEAQNEDELSLKEGEIINIITKECADAGWWKGEVGGRRGVFPDNFVKLLDADKERPKKPPPPGAPSAKHTAERKSEVKKVPPERPEHLPQRDQDRGEEVKLGDIPKPSLPSTLPKKPLPPKTSTSSSSQPPRRPERPPTLACESPKSEGGASTPDSAPDRSHDADVDLDVVVASTEKLNHPTASRPRVTDRRPRSQIISASSPSSLDLDSPVVMDRKEKAEPESVPQRPVEVSLRKGVPSVPDSKAPPPAKPSVLAPPSAGHRPTSPSSSSGLSPSPELRHSPLTPPTLEELRNQLRDLRSSVELLKNQHRQEMKHLTNALDDERKIRVSLQMEVEHIKKSLSK, from the exons ATGATCAGATCTGACCTTTCCAACGGGAGATCCAGCCCCGTGTCCGACGCCAGCGTACGATCGAGCCGGAAAg taGAGCAGATCCGTAAGCGGAGATGTAAAGCGGCGTTCAGCTACGCGCCTCAGCACGAAGACGAGCTGGAGCTGAAAATAGGAGACGTCGTGGAGATCATATCCGAG gtgGAAGAGGGCTGGTGGGAGGGATTTCTAAATGGGAAGACTGGAATGTTCCCCTCCAATTTCACCAAAGTTGTCCAGACGGAGTCGGAAACGTCGTCCCTGGACACGTCGCAGGAGGAGCTGCGCAGCAACCGCACCA gtaaggATAGCCCGGGCAGTGAAAGCGATGGAGGCGACAGCCGGTCAGAGACGGGTTCAGGAGAAATCCAGCCCAAGAAG GTCCGAGGGTTTGGCTTTGGAGACATCTTCAAAGACCAGCCCATCAGGCTCAGACCGCGCTCCATGGAGGTGGACTCGGAGGGGGACAAG GTCAACGAGGGGAAAGCAGCGAGCGTCGCCACGGAAACCATGAAGACTGAACCCGACGGCAAAGCCAAAG ggCGAGAGCTGTGTAAAGTCCTCTTCCCCTACGAGGCCCAGAACGAAGACGAGCTGTCACTAAAAGAGGGGGaaatcatcaacatcatcaccaag GAGTGTGCCGACGCCGGCTGGTGGAAGGGCGAGGTCGGGGGTCGGCGGGGCGTCTTCCCCGATAACTTCGTCAAGCTGCTGGACGCCGACAAAGAG AGACCAAAGAAACCGCCTCCCCCCGGTGCGCCTTCAGCGAAACACACCGCAG AGAGAAAGTCGGAGGTCAAGAAGGTTCCCCCCGAGCGCCCTGAACACCTGCCCCAGAGAGACCAGGACCGAG gtgaagAGGTGAAGCTCGGAGACATCCCCAAGCCCTCCCTCCCGTCTACCCTTCCCAAGAAACCCCTCCCCCCAAAGACGagcacctcctcttcctcccaacCCCCGCGGCGCCCCGAGAGACCGCCCACTCTAGC GTGTGAAAGCCCCAAGTCAGAGGGCGGGGCTTCGACACCAGACTCTGCCCCTGACAGGTCACATGACGCCG ATGTGGACCTCGACGTCGTCGTGGCGTCGACAGAGAAGCTGAACCATCCGACGGCGTCGCGGCCGAGAGTCACCGACCGCCGGCCTCGATCCCAGATCATCTCAGCA TCCTCCCCATCCAGTCTGGACCTGGACTCCCCCGTAGTGATGGACAGGAAGGAGAAGGCGGAGCCGGAGTCCGTCCCCCAAAGGCCCGTCGAGGTTTCCCTGAGGAAAGGAGTCCCCTCT GTACCCGACAGTAAAGCCCCGCCTCCCGCCAAGCCCTCCGTCCTGGCCCCGCCCTCCGCCGGCCATCGCCCCACGtccccgtcttcctcctcgGGCCTGAGCCCCTCCCCCGAGCTCAGGCATTCGCCTCTGACCCCCCCGACGCTGGAGGAACTCAGGAACCAGCTGAGGGACCTGAGGTCCTCCGTGGAGCTGCTGAAGAACCAGCACAG gcagGAGATGAAGCACTTGACCAACGCGCTGGATGACGAGAGGAAGATTCGTGTTAGTTTACAG ATGGAAGTAGAGCACATAAAGAAGAGCCTGTCGAAGTGA
- the sh3kbp1 gene encoding SH3 domain-containing kinase-binding protein 1 isoform X1: protein MVEAVVEFDYEAQQDDELGLAVGDVIVNIRRDDGGWWEGELGGRRGLFPDNFVREIKKEGKRDGGQASMIRSDLSNGRSSPVSDASVRSSRKVEQIRKRRCKAAFSYAPQHEDELELKIGDVVEIISEVEEGWWEGFLNGKTGMFPSNFTKVVQTESETSSLDTSQEELRSNRTSKDSPGSESDGGDSRSETGSGEIQPKKVRGFGFGDIFKDQPIRLRPRSMEVDSEGDKVNEGKAASVATETMKTEPDGKAKGRELCKVLFPYEAQNEDELSLKEGEIINIITKECADAGWWKGEVGGRRGVFPDNFVKLLDADKERPKKPPPPGAPSAKHTAERKSEVKKVPPERPEHLPQRDQDRGEEVKLGDIPKPSLPSTLPKKPLPPKTSTSSSSQPPRRPERPPTLACESPKSEGGASTPDSAPDRSHDADVDLDVVVASTEKLNHPTASRPRVTDRRPRSQIISASSPSSLDLDSPVVMDRKEKAEPESVPQRPVEVSLRKGVPSVPDSKAPPPAKPSVLAPPSAGHRPTSPSSSSGLSPSPELRHSPLTPPTLEELRNQLRDLRSSVELLKNQHRQEMKHLTNALDDERKIRVSLQMEVEHIKKSLSK, encoded by the exons gagatcaagaaggagggaaagagggacgGAGGACAGGCGAGCATGATCAGATCTGACCTTTCCAACGGGAGATCCAGCCCCGTGTCCGACGCCAGCGTACGATCGAGCCGGAAAg taGAGCAGATCCGTAAGCGGAGATGTAAAGCGGCGTTCAGCTACGCGCCTCAGCACGAAGACGAGCTGGAGCTGAAAATAGGAGACGTCGTGGAGATCATATCCGAG gtgGAAGAGGGCTGGTGGGAGGGATTTCTAAATGGGAAGACTGGAATGTTCCCCTCCAATTTCACCAAAGTTGTCCAGACGGAGTCGGAAACGTCGTCCCTGGACACGTCGCAGGAGGAGCTGCGCAGCAACCGCACCA gtaaggATAGCCCGGGCAGTGAAAGCGATGGAGGCGACAGCCGGTCAGAGACGGGTTCAGGAGAAATCCAGCCCAAGAAG GTCCGAGGGTTTGGCTTTGGAGACATCTTCAAAGACCAGCCCATCAGGCTCAGACCGCGCTCCATGGAGGTGGACTCGGAGGGGGACAAG GTCAACGAGGGGAAAGCAGCGAGCGTCGCCACGGAAACCATGAAGACTGAACCCGACGGCAAAGCCAAAG ggCGAGAGCTGTGTAAAGTCCTCTTCCCCTACGAGGCCCAGAACGAAGACGAGCTGTCACTAAAAGAGGGGGaaatcatcaacatcatcaccaag GAGTGTGCCGACGCCGGCTGGTGGAAGGGCGAGGTCGGGGGTCGGCGGGGCGTCTTCCCCGATAACTTCGTCAAGCTGCTGGACGCCGACAAAGAG AGACCAAAGAAACCGCCTCCCCCCGGTGCGCCTTCAGCGAAACACACCGCAG AGAGAAAGTCGGAGGTCAAGAAGGTTCCCCCCGAGCGCCCTGAACACCTGCCCCAGAGAGACCAGGACCGAG gtgaagAGGTGAAGCTCGGAGACATCCCCAAGCCCTCCCTCCCGTCTACCCTTCCCAAGAAACCCCTCCCCCCAAAGACGagcacctcctcttcctcccaacCCCCGCGGCGCCCCGAGAGACCGCCCACTCTAGC GTGTGAAAGCCCCAAGTCAGAGGGCGGGGCTTCGACACCAGACTCTGCCCCTGACAGGTCACATGACGCCG ATGTGGACCTCGACGTCGTCGTGGCGTCGACAGAGAAGCTGAACCATCCGACGGCGTCGCGGCCGAGAGTCACCGACCGCCGGCCTCGATCCCAGATCATCTCAGCA TCCTCCCCATCCAGTCTGGACCTGGACTCCCCCGTAGTGATGGACAGGAAGGAGAAGGCGGAGCCGGAGTCCGTCCCCCAAAGGCCCGTCGAGGTTTCCCTGAGGAAAGGAGTCCCCTCT GTACCCGACAGTAAAGCCCCGCCTCCCGCCAAGCCCTCCGTCCTGGCCCCGCCCTCCGCCGGCCATCGCCCCACGtccccgtcttcctcctcgGGCCTGAGCCCCTCCCCCGAGCTCAGGCATTCGCCTCTGACCCCCCCGACGCTGGAGGAACTCAGGAACCAGCTGAGGGACCTGAGGTCCTCCGTGGAGCTGCTGAAGAACCAGCACAG gcagGAGATGAAGCACTTGACCAACGCGCTGGATGACGAGAGGAAGATTCGTGTTAGTTTACAG ATGGAAGTAGAGCACATAAAGAAGAGCCTGTCGAAGTGA
- the sh3kbp1 gene encoding SH3 domain-containing kinase-binding protein 1 isoform X4, whose translation MVEAVVEFDYEAQQDDELGLAVGDVIVNIRRDDGGWWEGELGGRRGLFPDNFVREIKKEGKRDGGQASMIRSDLSNGRSSPVSDASVRSSRKEQIRKRRCKAAFSYAPQHEDELELKIGDVVEIISEVEEGWWEGFLNGKTGMFPSNFTKVVQTESETSSLDTSQEELRSNRTSKDSPGSESDGGDSRSETGSGEIQPKKVRGFGFGDIFKDQPIRLRPRSMEVDSEGDKVNEGKAASVATETMKTEPDGKAKGRELCKVLFPYEAQNEDELSLKEGEIINIITKECADAGWWKGEVGGRRGVFPDNFVKLLDADKERPKKPPPPGAPSAKHTAGEEVKLGDIPKPSLPSTLPKKPLPPKTSTSSSSQPPRRPERPPTLACESPKSEGGASTPDSAPDRSHDADVDLDVVVASTEKLNHPTASRPRVTDRRPRSQIISASSPSSLDLDSPVVMDRKEKAEPESVPQRPVEVSLRKGVPSVPDSKAPPPAKPSVLAPPSAGHRPTSPSSSSGLSPSPELRHSPLTPPTLEELRNQLRDLRSSVELLKNQHRQEMKHLTNALDDERKIRVSLQMEVEHIKKSLSK comes from the exons gagatcaagaaggagggaaagagggacgGAGGACAGGCGAGCATGATCAGATCTGACCTTTCCAACGGGAGATCCAGCCCCGTGTCCGACGCCAGCGTACGATCGAGCCGGAAAg AGCAGATCCGTAAGCGGAGATGTAAAGCGGCGTTCAGCTACGCGCCTCAGCACGAAGACGAGCTGGAGCTGAAAATAGGAGACGTCGTGGAGATCATATCCGAG gtgGAAGAGGGCTGGTGGGAGGGATTTCTAAATGGGAAGACTGGAATGTTCCCCTCCAATTTCACCAAAGTTGTCCAGACGGAGTCGGAAACGTCGTCCCTGGACACGTCGCAGGAGGAGCTGCGCAGCAACCGCACCA gtaaggATAGCCCGGGCAGTGAAAGCGATGGAGGCGACAGCCGGTCAGAGACGGGTTCAGGAGAAATCCAGCCCAAGAAG GTCCGAGGGTTTGGCTTTGGAGACATCTTCAAAGACCAGCCCATCAGGCTCAGACCGCGCTCCATGGAGGTGGACTCGGAGGGGGACAAG GTCAACGAGGGGAAAGCAGCGAGCGTCGCCACGGAAACCATGAAGACTGAACCCGACGGCAAAGCCAAAG ggCGAGAGCTGTGTAAAGTCCTCTTCCCCTACGAGGCCCAGAACGAAGACGAGCTGTCACTAAAAGAGGGGGaaatcatcaacatcatcaccaag GAGTGTGCCGACGCCGGCTGGTGGAAGGGCGAGGTCGGGGGTCGGCGGGGCGTCTTCCCCGATAACTTCGTCAAGCTGCTGGACGCCGACAAAGAG AGACCAAAGAAACCGCCTCCCCCCGGTGCGCCTTCAGCGAAACACACCGCAG gtgaagAGGTGAAGCTCGGAGACATCCCCAAGCCCTCCCTCCCGTCTACCCTTCCCAAGAAACCCCTCCCCCCAAAGACGagcacctcctcttcctcccaacCCCCGCGGCGCCCCGAGAGACCGCCCACTCTAGC GTGTGAAAGCCCCAAGTCAGAGGGCGGGGCTTCGACACCAGACTCTGCCCCTGACAGGTCACATGACGCCG ATGTGGACCTCGACGTCGTCGTGGCGTCGACAGAGAAGCTGAACCATCCGACGGCGTCGCGGCCGAGAGTCACCGACCGCCGGCCTCGATCCCAGATCATCTCAGCA TCCTCCCCATCCAGTCTGGACCTGGACTCCCCCGTAGTGATGGACAGGAAGGAGAAGGCGGAGCCGGAGTCCGTCCCCCAAAGGCCCGTCGAGGTTTCCCTGAGGAAAGGAGTCCCCTCT GTACCCGACAGTAAAGCCCCGCCTCCCGCCAAGCCCTCCGTCCTGGCCCCGCCCTCCGCCGGCCATCGCCCCACGtccccgtcttcctcctcgGGCCTGAGCCCCTCCCCCGAGCTCAGGCATTCGCCTCTGACCCCCCCGACGCTGGAGGAACTCAGGAACCAGCTGAGGGACCTGAGGTCCTCCGTGGAGCTGCTGAAGAACCAGCACAG gcagGAGATGAAGCACTTGACCAACGCGCTGGATGACGAGAGGAAGATTCGTGTTAGTTTACAG ATGGAAGTAGAGCACATAAAGAAGAGCCTGTCGAAGTGA
- the sh3kbp1 gene encoding SH3 domain-containing kinase-binding protein 1 isoform X3: MVEAVVEFDYEAQQDDELGLAVGDVIVNIRRDDGGWWEGELGGRRGLFPDNFVREIKKEGKRDGGQASMIRSDLSNGRSSPVSDASVRSSRKVEQIRKRRCKAAFSYAPQHEDELELKIGDVVEIISEVEEGWWEGFLNGKTGMFPSNFTKVVQTESETSSLDTSQEELRSNRTSKDSPGSESDGGDSRSETGSGEIQPKKVRGFGFGDIFKDQPIRLRPRSMEVDSEGDKVNEGKAASVATETMKTEPDGKAKGRELCKVLFPYEAQNEDELSLKEGEIINIITKECADAGWWKGEVGGRRGVFPDNFVKLLDADKERPKKPPPPGAPSAKHTAGEEVKLGDIPKPSLPSTLPKKPLPPKTSTSSSSQPPRRPERPPTLACESPKSEGGASTPDSAPDRSHDADVDLDVVVASTEKLNHPTASRPRVTDRRPRSQIISASSPSSLDLDSPVVMDRKEKAEPESVPQRPVEVSLRKGVPSVPDSKAPPPAKPSVLAPPSAGHRPTSPSSSSGLSPSPELRHSPLTPPTLEELRNQLRDLRSSVELLKNQHRQEMKHLTNALDDERKIRVSLQMEVEHIKKSLSK, from the exons gagatcaagaaggagggaaagagggacgGAGGACAGGCGAGCATGATCAGATCTGACCTTTCCAACGGGAGATCCAGCCCCGTGTCCGACGCCAGCGTACGATCGAGCCGGAAAg taGAGCAGATCCGTAAGCGGAGATGTAAAGCGGCGTTCAGCTACGCGCCTCAGCACGAAGACGAGCTGGAGCTGAAAATAGGAGACGTCGTGGAGATCATATCCGAG gtgGAAGAGGGCTGGTGGGAGGGATTTCTAAATGGGAAGACTGGAATGTTCCCCTCCAATTTCACCAAAGTTGTCCAGACGGAGTCGGAAACGTCGTCCCTGGACACGTCGCAGGAGGAGCTGCGCAGCAACCGCACCA gtaaggATAGCCCGGGCAGTGAAAGCGATGGAGGCGACAGCCGGTCAGAGACGGGTTCAGGAGAAATCCAGCCCAAGAAG GTCCGAGGGTTTGGCTTTGGAGACATCTTCAAAGACCAGCCCATCAGGCTCAGACCGCGCTCCATGGAGGTGGACTCGGAGGGGGACAAG GTCAACGAGGGGAAAGCAGCGAGCGTCGCCACGGAAACCATGAAGACTGAACCCGACGGCAAAGCCAAAG ggCGAGAGCTGTGTAAAGTCCTCTTCCCCTACGAGGCCCAGAACGAAGACGAGCTGTCACTAAAAGAGGGGGaaatcatcaacatcatcaccaag GAGTGTGCCGACGCCGGCTGGTGGAAGGGCGAGGTCGGGGGTCGGCGGGGCGTCTTCCCCGATAACTTCGTCAAGCTGCTGGACGCCGACAAAGAG AGACCAAAGAAACCGCCTCCCCCCGGTGCGCCTTCAGCGAAACACACCGCAG gtgaagAGGTGAAGCTCGGAGACATCCCCAAGCCCTCCCTCCCGTCTACCCTTCCCAAGAAACCCCTCCCCCCAAAGACGagcacctcctcttcctcccaacCCCCGCGGCGCCCCGAGAGACCGCCCACTCTAGC GTGTGAAAGCCCCAAGTCAGAGGGCGGGGCTTCGACACCAGACTCTGCCCCTGACAGGTCACATGACGCCG ATGTGGACCTCGACGTCGTCGTGGCGTCGACAGAGAAGCTGAACCATCCGACGGCGTCGCGGCCGAGAGTCACCGACCGCCGGCCTCGATCCCAGATCATCTCAGCA TCCTCCCCATCCAGTCTGGACCTGGACTCCCCCGTAGTGATGGACAGGAAGGAGAAGGCGGAGCCGGAGTCCGTCCCCCAAAGGCCCGTCGAGGTTTCCCTGAGGAAAGGAGTCCCCTCT GTACCCGACAGTAAAGCCCCGCCTCCCGCCAAGCCCTCCGTCCTGGCCCCGCCCTCCGCCGGCCATCGCCCCACGtccccgtcttcctcctcgGGCCTGAGCCCCTCCCCCGAGCTCAGGCATTCGCCTCTGACCCCCCCGACGCTGGAGGAACTCAGGAACCAGCTGAGGGACCTGAGGTCCTCCGTGGAGCTGCTGAAGAACCAGCACAG gcagGAGATGAAGCACTTGACCAACGCGCTGGATGACGAGAGGAAGATTCGTGTTAGTTTACAG ATGGAAGTAGAGCACATAAAGAAGAGCCTGTCGAAGTGA
- the sh3kbp1 gene encoding SH3 domain-containing kinase-binding protein 1 isoform X2, translating to MVEAVVEFDYEAQQDDELGLAVGDVIVNIRRDDGGWWEGELGGRRGLFPDNFVREIKKEGKRDGGQASMIRSDLSNGRSSPVSDASVRSSRKEQIRKRRCKAAFSYAPQHEDELELKIGDVVEIISEVEEGWWEGFLNGKTGMFPSNFTKVVQTESETSSLDTSQEELRSNRTSKDSPGSESDGGDSRSETGSGEIQPKKVRGFGFGDIFKDQPIRLRPRSMEVDSEGDKVNEGKAASVATETMKTEPDGKAKGRELCKVLFPYEAQNEDELSLKEGEIINIITKECADAGWWKGEVGGRRGVFPDNFVKLLDADKERPKKPPPPGAPSAKHTAERKSEVKKVPPERPEHLPQRDQDRGEEVKLGDIPKPSLPSTLPKKPLPPKTSTSSSSQPPRRPERPPTLACESPKSEGGASTPDSAPDRSHDADVDLDVVVASTEKLNHPTASRPRVTDRRPRSQIISASSPSSLDLDSPVVMDRKEKAEPESVPQRPVEVSLRKGVPSVPDSKAPPPAKPSVLAPPSAGHRPTSPSSSSGLSPSPELRHSPLTPPTLEELRNQLRDLRSSVELLKNQHRQEMKHLTNALDDERKIRVSLQMEVEHIKKSLSK from the exons gagatcaagaaggagggaaagagggacgGAGGACAGGCGAGCATGATCAGATCTGACCTTTCCAACGGGAGATCCAGCCCCGTGTCCGACGCCAGCGTACGATCGAGCCGGAAAg AGCAGATCCGTAAGCGGAGATGTAAAGCGGCGTTCAGCTACGCGCCTCAGCACGAAGACGAGCTGGAGCTGAAAATAGGAGACGTCGTGGAGATCATATCCGAG gtgGAAGAGGGCTGGTGGGAGGGATTTCTAAATGGGAAGACTGGAATGTTCCCCTCCAATTTCACCAAAGTTGTCCAGACGGAGTCGGAAACGTCGTCCCTGGACACGTCGCAGGAGGAGCTGCGCAGCAACCGCACCA gtaaggATAGCCCGGGCAGTGAAAGCGATGGAGGCGACAGCCGGTCAGAGACGGGTTCAGGAGAAATCCAGCCCAAGAAG GTCCGAGGGTTTGGCTTTGGAGACATCTTCAAAGACCAGCCCATCAGGCTCAGACCGCGCTCCATGGAGGTGGACTCGGAGGGGGACAAG GTCAACGAGGGGAAAGCAGCGAGCGTCGCCACGGAAACCATGAAGACTGAACCCGACGGCAAAGCCAAAG ggCGAGAGCTGTGTAAAGTCCTCTTCCCCTACGAGGCCCAGAACGAAGACGAGCTGTCACTAAAAGAGGGGGaaatcatcaacatcatcaccaag GAGTGTGCCGACGCCGGCTGGTGGAAGGGCGAGGTCGGGGGTCGGCGGGGCGTCTTCCCCGATAACTTCGTCAAGCTGCTGGACGCCGACAAAGAG AGACCAAAGAAACCGCCTCCCCCCGGTGCGCCTTCAGCGAAACACACCGCAG AGAGAAAGTCGGAGGTCAAGAAGGTTCCCCCCGAGCGCCCTGAACACCTGCCCCAGAGAGACCAGGACCGAG gtgaagAGGTGAAGCTCGGAGACATCCCCAAGCCCTCCCTCCCGTCTACCCTTCCCAAGAAACCCCTCCCCCCAAAGACGagcacctcctcttcctcccaacCCCCGCGGCGCCCCGAGAGACCGCCCACTCTAGC GTGTGAAAGCCCCAAGTCAGAGGGCGGGGCTTCGACACCAGACTCTGCCCCTGACAGGTCACATGACGCCG ATGTGGACCTCGACGTCGTCGTGGCGTCGACAGAGAAGCTGAACCATCCGACGGCGTCGCGGCCGAGAGTCACCGACCGCCGGCCTCGATCCCAGATCATCTCAGCA TCCTCCCCATCCAGTCTGGACCTGGACTCCCCCGTAGTGATGGACAGGAAGGAGAAGGCGGAGCCGGAGTCCGTCCCCCAAAGGCCCGTCGAGGTTTCCCTGAGGAAAGGAGTCCCCTCT GTACCCGACAGTAAAGCCCCGCCTCCCGCCAAGCCCTCCGTCCTGGCCCCGCCCTCCGCCGGCCATCGCCCCACGtccccgtcttcctcctcgGGCCTGAGCCCCTCCCCCGAGCTCAGGCATTCGCCTCTGACCCCCCCGACGCTGGAGGAACTCAGGAACCAGCTGAGGGACCTGAGGTCCTCCGTGGAGCTGCTGAAGAACCAGCACAG gcagGAGATGAAGCACTTGACCAACGCGCTGGATGACGAGAGGAAGATTCGTGTTAGTTTACAG ATGGAAGTAGAGCACATAAAGAAGAGCCTGTCGAAGTGA